A stretch of Saccharothrix texasensis DNA encodes these proteins:
- a CDS encoding bifunctional 3-(3-hydroxy-phenyl)propionate/3-hydroxycinnamic acid hydroxylase, with the protein MEFDVVVVGCGPVGALTANLLGARGVRTLVVERDTAPHRQPRAFSCDDEALRIYQQAGLLTEVAGDMHQPRRAEYVNAKGRAFATIALDEVDFGLGHRPLHFFDQPRLEAALRAGFDRFPHVTLRTGVELMRLTQDEGAATVTLRDLATDEETEVRAKYVLGCDGARSTTRVAAGIALTGSSYAEPWLAVSGDVAPGAVRVPTTTFVCDWRRPAFVSPGAFDTYRLEFMLRPDEDPADMTGPGAVARLVAPYVDPDRFTVTRAIVYTFHHLVAERWRDRRVFLLGDAAHQMPPFLGQGLCSGLRDAANLTWKLALALESDAPGSLLDSYEAERRPHTEAMALTSVRLGRVFLVRNRFAAFLRDVVLRAVQAVPRVRRLVRHFEFKPLPALPDGRVMFPQPEVVVGGVRRLLDDVLGPDFAVLGPGVDGSTARDWSGPRARFLRVVAEGRPRTEDDLVDVTGELTAWFARHRTDVVVLRPDRFVHTDQVRKTQ; encoded by the coding sequence ATGGAGTTCGACGTCGTAGTGGTCGGTTGCGGGCCGGTCGGGGCGCTCACCGCCAACCTGCTCGGCGCCAGGGGCGTGCGGACCCTGGTCGTCGAACGCGACACCGCGCCCCACCGGCAGCCACGCGCGTTCTCCTGCGACGACGAGGCGCTGCGGATCTACCAGCAGGCCGGTCTGCTGACCGAGGTCGCCGGGGACATGCACCAGCCGCGCCGGGCCGAGTACGTCAACGCCAAGGGCCGGGCGTTCGCCACCATCGCCCTGGACGAGGTCGACTTCGGCCTCGGCCACCGTCCCCTGCACTTCTTCGACCAGCCGCGCCTGGAAGCGGCCCTGCGCGCGGGGTTCGACCGGTTCCCGCACGTCACGCTGCGCACCGGGGTCGAGCTGATGCGGCTCACCCAGGACGAGGGGGCCGCCACCGTCACCCTGCGCGACCTGGCCACCGACGAGGAGACCGAGGTGCGGGCGAAGTACGTGCTGGGGTGCGACGGGGCCCGCAGCACCACCCGGGTCGCGGCCGGGATCGCGCTCACCGGCTCGTCCTACGCCGAGCCGTGGCTGGCCGTCTCCGGCGACGTCGCCCCCGGCGCGGTGCGGGTGCCCACCACGACGTTCGTGTGCGACTGGCGGCGGCCCGCGTTCGTCTCCCCCGGCGCGTTCGACACCTACCGGCTGGAGTTCATGCTGCGCCCGGACGAGGACCCGGCCGACATGACCGGTCCCGGTGCGGTCGCCCGGCTCGTCGCGCCCTACGTGGACCCGGACCGCTTCACCGTCACGCGGGCGATCGTCTACACGTTCCACCACCTGGTCGCCGAGCGCTGGCGCGACCGGCGGGTGTTCCTGCTCGGCGACGCCGCCCACCAGATGCCGCCGTTCCTGGGACAGGGCCTGTGCAGCGGGCTGCGCGACGCGGCCAACCTCACCTGGAAGCTCGCCCTGGCCCTGGAGTCGGACGCTCCCGGGTCGCTGCTGGACAGCTACGAGGCCGAACGCCGCCCGCACACCGAGGCGATGGCGCTCACCAGCGTCCGGCTCGGCCGGGTGTTCCTGGTGCGCAACAGGTTCGCCGCCTTCCTGCGGGACGTGGTGCTGCGCGCCGTGCAGGCCGTGCCGCGCGTGCGCCGCCTGGTGCGCCACTTCGAGTTCAAGCCGCTGCCCGCGCTGCCGGACGGGCGCGTCATGTTCCCCCAGCCCGAGGTGGTCGTCGGCGGGGTCAGGCGGCTGCTCGACGACGTGCTCGGCCCCGACTTCGCGGTCCTCGGGCCGGGGGTGGACGGGAGCACGGCGCGGGACTGGTCGGGGCCGCGCGCGCGGTTCCTCCGGGTGGTCGCCGAGGGCCGACCCCGCACCGAGGACGACCTGGTGGACGTCACCGGCGAGCTGACCGCCTGGTTCGCCCGCCACCGCACCGACGTCGTCGTGCTGCGCCCCGACCGGTTCGTGCACACCGATCAGGTCAGGAAGACCCAGTAG
- a CDS encoding response regulator: MIRVVLVDDQPLVRAGLAMLLDAEPDIEVVAEADEGEGAVARAAELHPDVVLMDVRMPGVDGVEATRRIIAADPAGGDHATKIIILTTYHVDEAVYAALRAGATGFLLKDAVPRELVDAVRTVASGEAWLDPTVAKGLIREFAARPRHQLPTSAEMGELTAREREVLVLVAHGLSNPEIAAHLVVGEATVKTHLGRILMKLGLRDRAQAIAAAYQSGLVLPGSGPPPPAGRPS, encoded by the coding sequence GTGATCCGGGTGGTGCTGGTGGACGACCAGCCGTTGGTGCGGGCGGGCCTGGCGATGCTGCTCGACGCCGAGCCGGACATCGAGGTGGTGGCCGAGGCCGACGAGGGCGAGGGCGCGGTGGCGCGGGCCGCGGAGCTGCACCCGGACGTGGTGCTGATGGACGTGCGGATGCCCGGCGTCGACGGCGTCGAGGCGACGCGGCGGATCATCGCCGCCGACCCGGCGGGCGGCGACCACGCCACCAAGATCATCATCCTGACGACCTACCACGTGGACGAAGCGGTGTACGCGGCGTTGCGGGCCGGTGCGACCGGGTTCCTGCTCAAGGACGCGGTGCCGCGGGAACTGGTCGACGCGGTGCGCACGGTGGCGTCCGGCGAGGCGTGGCTGGACCCCACCGTCGCGAAAGGACTGATCCGGGAGTTCGCCGCCCGGCCGCGCCACCAGCTGCCGACGTCGGCGGAGATGGGTGAGCTGACCGCGCGGGAGCGGGAGGTGCTGGTGCTCGTGGCCCACGGCTTGTCGAACCCGGAGATCGCCGCGCACCTCGTCGTCGGCGAGGCGACGGTGAAGACGCACCTGGGGCGGATCCTGATGAAGCTCGGGCTGCGTGACCGCGCCCAGGCGATCGCGGCGGCCTACCAGAGCGGGCTGGTCCTGCCGGGCAGCGGCCCGCCACCACCGGCCGGACGACCGTCTTGA
- a CDS encoding discoidin domain-containing protein — translation MPEAPARRRRRVLPLLAVLAALVAGQLVASVEASAAGVLLSQGKPTTASSAENAGTAASAATDGNAGTRWSSAFADPQWLSVDLGATATLDRVVLTWEAAYATAFQLQTSADGVTWSTVHTAANATGGTQSIPVTGSGRHVRLYGTARATGYGYSLWEFQVYGTTGGATTGRPISEYKQVAASTWEGGNAPAAALDGRANTRWSSQFADNQWLRVDFGGVAAVNEVVLTWEGAYAKGYRLELSNDAVNWTQIYATTTGAGGTERLAVGGTGRYLRLFATTRATGYGVSLWEFQVFGTVDTSAATPPLLSPPTKAPAVTGRFALSSPADHAMITSTRRPAFSWAAVPGAVRYQVWLNVSRTDYDFTASGNLIDLYTKVAEPTGTSYTPSWDIADRWTYRWFVVAVDGAGGTGASNIRTFSVYVPTLTSVDDGVRVVNGSRDLNKNGSIEPYEDWRQPVETRVNDLLGRMTIEEKAYQMFYNAQVFPRSGWHFGPAEAQDLHTALLGSSGTRLGIPFVSAGDTIAGYKTTYPLQSALAAARNYPLDYKLGDMQRREQLEVGTRGVLGPLAEVGTKVLYPRIQEGNGESSEVAAAQVRALVAGLQGGPELNPASVLATVKHWPGEGAGGEALIVYDAVTIKYHVAPFRAAMEAGAVNIMPGYAGSSLLDPGGPGAGDSAKILAYLRQNLGYTGLITTDWLPSGSWVGAANAGSDVMGGADPGAPGFTIGGFTSAVPAARIDDAVRRVLRLKFKLGIFENPYGDPVNGPYRFHKPEYAALANQASREAMTLLKNTNGVLPVRLNRGDNIVVAGPRADDTAACCIWTSYFHQEYGSQTMLEAIRARAGQAGVNVFKDTGPSPKLAVVAVGETSYTHATSWPKEQPYLPPDQVALIRDFQRQGIPVVVALVLPRPYVITEWHDLASAIVVTYRGGEEMGPALASLLFGDYTPTGKLPWQLPRALTDVLRPGGTDTPADATEHWDLPYDLGATAAERADIRARIDSGAPVPSTYGTPLYPFAAGRPTF, via the coding sequence ATGCCCGAAGCCCCCGCCCGGCGCCGCCGCCGGGTCCTGCCCCTGCTCGCCGTCCTCGCCGCCCTGGTCGCCGGGCAGCTCGTCGCCTCGGTCGAGGCGAGCGCCGCCGGTGTCCTGCTCTCCCAAGGCAAACCGACCACCGCCTCGTCCGCCGAGAACGCGGGCACCGCCGCGTCCGCCGCCACCGACGGCAACGCGGGCACCCGCTGGTCGAGCGCGTTCGCCGACCCGCAGTGGTTGAGCGTCGACCTGGGCGCCACCGCGACGTTGGACCGCGTGGTGCTGACCTGGGAGGCCGCCTACGCGACCGCGTTCCAGCTCCAGACCTCGGCCGACGGCGTCACGTGGAGCACGGTCCACACCGCCGCCAACGCCACCGGCGGCACGCAGAGCATCCCGGTCACCGGCTCCGGTCGGCACGTGCGGCTGTACGGCACGGCCAGGGCCACCGGCTACGGCTACTCGCTGTGGGAGTTCCAGGTCTACGGCACGACCGGCGGCGCCACCACCGGCCGGCCGATCTCCGAGTACAAGCAGGTCGCGGCCTCGACGTGGGAGGGCGGCAACGCGCCCGCCGCCGCGCTCGACGGCCGCGCCAACACCCGGTGGTCCAGCCAGTTCGCCGACAACCAGTGGCTGCGCGTCGACTTCGGCGGCGTCGCCGCGGTCAACGAGGTGGTGCTGACCTGGGAGGGCGCGTACGCGAAGGGCTACCGGCTCGAACTGTCGAACGACGCGGTGAACTGGACGCAGATCTACGCGACCACCACCGGCGCGGGCGGCACGGAACGGCTCGCCGTCGGCGGCACGGGCCGCTACCTGCGGTTGTTCGCCACCACGCGCGCCACCGGCTACGGCGTGTCGCTCTGGGAGTTCCAGGTCTTCGGCACCGTGGACACCTCGGCGGCCACCCCGCCGCTGCTGTCGCCGCCGACCAAGGCGCCGGCGGTGACGGGCCGGTTCGCGCTGTCCTCGCCCGCCGACCACGCGATGATCACCTCCACCCGGCGTCCGGCGTTCTCCTGGGCCGCCGTGCCGGGCGCGGTGCGCTACCAGGTCTGGCTCAACGTCAGCCGCACGGACTACGACTTCACCGCATCGGGCAACCTGATCGACCTCTACACCAAGGTCGCCGAACCCACGGGCACGAGTTACACCCCGTCGTGGGACATCGCCGACCGGTGGACGTACCGGTGGTTCGTGGTGGCGGTGGACGGCGCCGGGGGCACCGGCGCGTCGAACATCCGCACGTTCAGCGTGTACGTGCCGACGCTGACCTCCGTGGACGACGGCGTGCGGGTGGTCAACGGCAGCCGCGACCTGAACAAGAACGGCTCGATCGAACCGTACGAGGACTGGCGGCAGCCCGTGGAGACGCGGGTGAACGACCTGCTCGGTCGGATGACGATCGAGGAGAAGGCCTACCAGATGTTCTACAACGCCCAGGTGTTCCCGCGTTCGGGGTGGCACTTCGGGCCGGCGGAGGCGCAGGACCTGCACACCGCGCTGCTCGGGTCGAGCGGCACGCGGCTCGGCATCCCGTTCGTCTCCGCGGGCGACACCATCGCCGGGTACAAGACGACGTACCCGCTGCAGAGCGCGTTGGCGGCGGCCCGGAACTACCCGCTGGACTACAAGCTCGGCGACATGCAGCGGCGCGAGCAGCTGGAAGTCGGCACGCGCGGCGTGCTGGGGCCGTTGGCGGAGGTGGGCACGAAGGTGCTGTACCCGCGCATCCAGGAGGGCAACGGCGAGAGCTCCGAGGTCGCGGCGGCGCAGGTGCGGGCGCTGGTGGCCGGGTTGCAGGGCGGGCCGGAGCTGAACCCGGCGTCCGTGCTGGCGACCGTGAAGCACTGGCCGGGCGAGGGCGCGGGCGGTGAGGCGCTGATCGTGTACGACGCCGTGACGATCAAGTACCACGTGGCGCCGTTCCGGGCCGCGATGGAGGCGGGCGCGGTCAACATCATGCCGGGTTACGCGGGCAGCTCGCTGCTCGACCCCGGCGGTCCGGGCGCGGGCGACAGCGCGAAGATCCTCGCGTACCTGCGCCAGAACCTCGGGTACACCGGGCTGATCACGACCGACTGGCTGCCGTCGGGCTCGTGGGTGGGCGCGGCGAACGCCGGTTCCGACGTGATGGGCGGCGCGGACCCCGGTGCGCCCGGGTTCACCATCGGCGGGTTCACCTCGGCGGTGCCGGCGGCGCGGATCGACGACGCGGTGCGGCGGGTGCTGCGGCTGAAGTTCAAGCTCGGGATCTTCGAGAACCCGTACGGCGACCCGGTGAACGGGCCGTACCGGTTCCACAAGCCGGAGTACGCGGCGTTGGCGAACCAGGCGTCACGCGAGGCGATGACGTTGTTGAAGAACACCAACGGTGTGCTGCCGGTGCGGCTGAACCGGGGCGACAACATCGTGGTGGCCGGTCCGCGTGCCGACGACACGGCGGCGTGCTGCATCTGGACCAGCTACTTCCACCAGGAGTACGGCTCGCAGACCATGCTGGAGGCGATCCGCGCGCGTGCCGGGCAGGCGGGGGTGAACGTCTTCAAGGACACCGGGCCGTCGCCGAAGCTGGCGGTCGTCGCGGTGGGCGAGACGTCGTACACCCACGCGACGAGCTGGCCGAAGGAGCAGCCGTACCTGCCGCCGGACCAGGTGGCGTTGATCCGGGACTTCCAGCGGCAGGGCATCCCGGTCGTGGTCGCGCTGGTCCTGCCCCGCCCCTACGTGATCACCGAGTGGCACGACCTGGCGAGCGCGATCGTCGTGACCTACCGCGGCGGCGAGGAGATGGGTCCGGCCCTGGCGTCGCTGCTGTTCGGCGACTACACGCCGACCGGCAAGCTGCCGTGGCAGCTGCCCCGTGCCCTGACCGACGTCCTGCGCCCCGGCGGCACCGACACGCCGGCCGACGCCACCGAGCACTGGGACCTCCCGTACGACCTGGGCGCCACCGCCGCCGAACGCGCCGACATCCGGGCCCGAATCGACTCGGGCGCCCCCGTCCCCTCCACCTACGGCACCCCCCTCTACCCCTTCGCCGCCGGCCGCCCCACCTTCTGA
- a CDS encoding sensor histidine kinase, which yields MDRGGRPPRLSRDTAVDVALAAAATVVDVFLFSDVSNRPPGGPGPWLFVALVAVAFAALSARRRRPVLVFGIVWVWAVLVTPLSELEFQPTAIPSLALFAVALHREAKASAGALLACSVLAVLAGLWQAASRPPEARMAATYVTLAFYLLVYGCVWAGGRWARLSRQHAQDLEFRRRVEAHEAVLGERTRIARELHDIVAHSVTVMVLQAAGARRVLDSDPVRVGHALGHIEEAGEQAMGELRRMLTALRLSDDDESGDGVTGRPQPGLADIEHLVATVAAAGVRVHTRVEGEPRRLAASVDLAAYRVVQEALTNVTKHVGPGAEVDVRLRWEEDELTVEVADDGRGRRPEQALSTNHGLAGLVERLAIVGGRLTAEPGWAGGFRVTAVLPVAGPVAGEPVREHR from the coding sequence ATGGACCGCGGGGGACGGCCACCGCGGTTGTCCCGCGACACGGCGGTCGACGTCGCCCTGGCGGCCGCGGCCACCGTGGTGGACGTCTTCCTGTTCTCCGACGTCAGCAACCGCCCGCCCGGGGGCCCGGGGCCGTGGTTGTTCGTCGCCCTGGTCGCGGTCGCCTTCGCGGCGCTGTCGGCGCGGCGAAGGCGACCGGTGCTGGTGTTCGGCATCGTCTGGGTGTGGGCGGTGCTCGTCACGCCGCTGAGCGAGCTGGAGTTCCAGCCCACCGCGATCCCGTCGCTGGCGCTGTTCGCCGTCGCCCTGCACCGGGAGGCGAAGGCGTCGGCCGGCGCGCTGCTCGCGTGCTCGGTGCTCGCCGTGCTGGCCGGGCTGTGGCAGGCCGCGTCCCGACCGCCCGAGGCGCGGATGGCCGCCACCTACGTCACGCTGGCGTTCTACCTGCTCGTGTACGGGTGCGTGTGGGCCGGCGGGCGGTGGGCGCGGCTGAGCCGGCAGCACGCCCAGGACCTCGAGTTCCGCCGCCGGGTGGAGGCGCACGAGGCGGTGCTGGGGGAGCGCACCCGCATCGCGCGCGAACTGCACGACATCGTGGCGCACTCGGTGACCGTGATGGTGCTGCAGGCGGCGGGCGCGCGGCGGGTGCTCGACAGCGACCCGGTCCGGGTCGGGCACGCGTTGGGCCACATCGAGGAGGCGGGCGAGCAGGCGATGGGCGAGCTGCGGCGGATGCTGACGGCGTTGCGGCTGAGCGACGACGACGAGTCGGGCGACGGGGTAACCGGCCGGCCGCAGCCCGGGCTGGCCGACATCGAGCACCTGGTCGCCACGGTCGCCGCCGCGGGGGTGCGGGTGCACACGCGGGTGGAGGGCGAGCCGCGCCGGCTGGCCGCCAGCGTCGACCTCGCCGCGTACCGGGTGGTGCAGGAGGCGTTGACCAACGTGACCAAGCACGTCGGGCCGGGCGCGGAGGTGGACGTGCGGCTGCGGTGGGAGGAGGACGAGCTGACCGTGGAGGTCGCCGACGACGGCCGGGGCAGGCGGCCGGAGCAGGCCCTGTCCACGAACCACGGCCTGGCCGGGCTGGTGGAGCGGCTGGCGATCGTGGGCGGGCGGCTGACGGCCGAACCGGGGTGGGCCGGCGGGTTCCGGGTGACGGCCGTGCTGCCGGTCGCCGGCCCGGTGGCCGGCGAGCCCGTGCGGGAACACCGGTGA